DNA sequence from the Triticum urartu cultivar G1812 unplaced genomic scaffold, Tu2.1 TuUngrouped_contig_8406, whole genome shotgun sequence genome:
GGAATTGCCACTATTTAATTTCAACTACCATCGAGGTGCAAGGATTAGACTATGTGGTTAGAAGATAGTGTATAGCCCTTTCTTTCTAAGCATCTACAGCATCAACCATAATCAACATGGTAGTCCTACAAACAAATCAACACGGTGTTTATCAAAGAAATATGAGGGCCCCTTCTATTGCAGAAGACACCAACTACAAGGAACCAGCATGTGTGTTCATCAAGGCAAAAGATGTATGCCAGAcgattttagagttattaaaatGAGTTCAGAGGGGAAAGTACTCAACGAAAGTTCAGTATCTGGTATGGTTCCTATTTTACATGACAGAAGAATAGAAACAGCGCAGGAGAAGCCTCGTGATTAGAGTTACAAAATCAACAATACCAAGTTCGTAATAAGGTTTCACATACCCAGTGTGACAAGCACTTTTCCATATAACACCAGTAGAATCAAGAGCTAAAACTACACCATTTGCAGTGCCAACAGCAACAACAATAAGGTCGCCATCCTTTTTGTGCTGTAAAAAAACCAACAATCAAAACCTGAAATAATACAACAGTACAGGAGATACCAACTAAGCTCAACACAAAGTACCTTCTTCTGAACAGAGCTGCAGGCAATGCAACTGTATGAATCATCATGGGCTGCTATTGGATCAGTCCATCCTGCTATCTTTTGTCCTTCTCTTGTACTCCATACCTTCCCAATTAATAATTTCAAGTGAAGAAAATAGAATATGTCAGCATATAGGGTAACTACGTACTCACATACTTCCATTCCAGTTCACAATGGAAAAAGATGAGAAATGCAGTGTATCAAAAAGGCAGAAAATAGAAATACTACAAAAAGATATTGTTTCCAATAGCGCCCTACTATAATATTGCTAGCTAGATGGGGCACCCCAATGAACAGAAATATTTAATTCTAACAATCCTATCTTCCCAAGCATGAATCTACTGATACCATATAAAGTTAAATGTTTCATTTTCTCTCATAGATGGATGAACAAGCAGAAAATGCAAAAAGCTTGCATGAGGTGCTAAATGCTGGCAGCTATGTAACCCAGTAAACATCACTTGACACTTTCAAGTAAATTCCAACAAGAAAATCCATGTAAGCATCAATTTTCAACCATTTTTGCTTACAAGGAGGCTTGTACCTCAAATCCATACCTCTTTAGAACAGTATAAGCAGCAATCATACTAAAACTCACAACACGGAACTCTTTATTTAGAACACTCTTTATAAACAGCTGATAACAAATTGCTCACCCGGCTTCACAGCTAGTTACTTACAAAGAAATGGATCAAAGTGTCATAGCCCCGGTTCCACAATTTTATtgaggccctgtttggttcataggtcataggactttttctagtcccaactaaaaagtccctagtccctaaaaagtccctccctgtttgtttccagggactaaaaagtccctagtctctccctagaggttattaaatgaccatgttacccctggtatatagaaaaataacaaccaaataacaccatggggtggcgggccaatgggtgcatggaggggcattgttggaaaagtctcaaaaagtcccaaaaaagactctccttgagagtcttcttcatttagtcccaaaAAGCAACTTTTAGTCCCTAgtagtccctcctgtttggttaaaaagtctctaagagggactttttctagtACCTACATCaaaaagtccctggaaacaaacaccccctgAAAGGAGAAACCACGCCGATTAGTTAGTTAGAAAATGACAAGGGGCTTAAGTAGATACCACAGCGATTAGCGAGCGATGTGTGGCCTTTAATTTCTCCCTTTAACCTTTAGATTTTTATGCTGTCGATTTAATGCCGATGCGTGCAACCGGTTAATGCGATTCCAATCGACTTTACTCCTCCTTTAATTATGCCTTTAATTGTTTTTTTCTCACGGTCCTTCAATTTAAATCAGCCGCATACGTTTAGATATTTTATCGCGCCACATTCTCTCTGATCTAGGAAATGACATTAAGTAGATACCtcaaaaatagaaaataaaagaGTACTATACCAAAGAAATATTTACCACCGCTACAAGCAACACATAACACACCAGAAACTAGCTTCGCCCGGTAGCAACTATCAATCGCCATGATAAAATGAACATGGGAGGTAATTAGCAACTTGCTGGCATGTAACCCTACATTTCAACCACGGGACATCTCGCAGGGATTAACAATCCAGATCAGAGAGTTCCCCAATTCACAGCGACAGACTAGAGAGCTAGCCAGCTCGTAAAAATGGGGTTTAGGCGGGGGCAGAGAGGCGAAGCGAGTACCTGGATTCGCCGACCGGAGACGGCTGCGAAGAGCTCTCCGTCAGAAGAGAAGGCGAaggcgtcgggcggcggcggggttgCGGCCATGGCTTGGCGGTAACGGCGTAGGGGCGCGGATAGTGGAGGGCGGAGGGGAGGGTTTCTATTTTTTTAGAGACTAGAGACTAGAGAACAATGTAAGTGCATGGCGACGGGATATAAATATCCTACTAGTACATTAGCTTATCTGTAAATAATAATATAATTatgtaaataaatgttcatcaaattTTGTCCGTGAATTACTTTATATTTTGATTAGAAGATTGATAATAAGTAAATTAAAGTGTAATTGGTTGAGAAGGTAAATAAATTAAGATGATTAATTATCATATACATGAAAGGTTGGACCAAGGAATGATGGGAAGAAAGATGAAATAGGAACCTTACATTCTTTTTAAGTAGTATGCTTCCCTACCATCGCACTATGGGTCCTGACATAgcccgcttcagcctggatgatcagtcctgcgttagTCTCGAGATTGACAATAATTGGCCCTTCCCAGATAATCACTTCTGATTCAAAGCAAGCGTTTTCAACGCCGatgagtggttgagctgaagttcatttcatcgctttgttatttgttgtgtgagaaaaactttactttactagaatgttttgttggaaataatctataatccaatgtgtatcctcattgtcgttgtgggttgatgacttgttgtatgtaatcaatggtacatttgcatatgcgtccatcaaCTCACGCTTGCTAGTGCTGTCCATACGAACAGTGCCAGTGATTTTAGTTGAAAAAtaagatagtgctagtgatttttagctgcatattttgacaaatcgcagtgttacaaggttgacaaatgacAATGTTACTAtataaacaaatgtcaatctttccagtttgacaaatggcaacatacccaaaatgacaaATGCAAATTTTACCCAATTGTTTCTACATGGgtgcacacgggtcatgcaaaacaacggtttgcgttgaagggatgcagaaatcctgctcggcacattttcccttagCTTCGTGGgaaagctgtcggtttgcatacaggtgttctaac
Encoded proteins:
- the LOC125531922 gene encoding uncharacterized protein LOC125531922 isoform X2 — translated: MAATPPPPDAFAFSSDGELFAAVSGRRIQVWSTREGQKIAGWTDPIAAHDDSYSCIACSSVQKKHKKDGDLIVVAVGTANGVVLALDSTGVIWKSACHTGSFLFTFRNKGVFLLLLAGMELYVNWILGLENPKTH